NNNNNNNNNNNNNNNNNNNNNNNNNNNNNNNNNNNNNNNNNNNNNNNNNNNNNNNNNNNNNNNNNNNNNNNNNNNNNNNNNNNNNNNNNNNNNNNNNNNNNNNNNNNNNNNNNNNNNNNNNNNNNNNNNNNNNNNNNNNNNNNNNNNNNNNNNNNNNNNNNNNNNNNNNNNNNNNNNNNNNNNNNNNNNNNNNNNNNNNNNNNNNNNNNNNNNNNNNNNNNNNNNNNNNNNNNNNNNNNNNNNNNNNNNNNNNNNNNNNNNNNNNNNNNNNNNNNNNNNNNNNNNNNNNNNNNNNNNNNNNNNNNNNNNNNNNNNNNNNNNNNNNNNNNNNNNNNNNNNNNNNNNNNNNNNNNNNNNNNNNNNNNNNNNNNNNNNNNNNNNNNNNNNNNNNNNNNNNNNNNNNNNNNNNNNNNNNNNNNNNNNNNNNNNNNNNNNNNNNNNNNNNNNNNNNNNNNNNNNNNNNNNNNNNNNNNNNNNNNNNNNNNNNNNNNNNNNNNNNNNNNNNNNNNNNNNNNNNNNNNNNNNNNNNNNNNNNNNNNNNNNNNNNNNNNNNNNNNNNNNNNNNNNNNNNNNNNNNNNNNNNNNNNNNNNNNNNNNNNNNNNNNNNNNNNNNNNNNNNNNNNNNNNNNNNNNNNNNNNNNNNNNNNNNNNNNNNNNNNNNNNNNNNNNNNNNNNNNNNNNNNNNNNNNNNNNNNNNNNNNNNNNNNNNNNNNNNNNNNNNNNNNNNNNNNNNNNNNNNNNNNNNNNNNNNNNNNNNNNNNNNNNNNNNNNNNNNNNNNNNNNNNNNNNNNNNNNNNNNNNNNNNNNNNNNNNNNNNNNNNNNNNNNNNNNNNNNNNNNNNNNNNNNNNNNNNNNNNNNNNNNNNNNNNNNNNNNNNNNNNNNNNNNNNNNNNNNNNNNNNNNNNNNNNNNNNNNNNNNNNNNNNNNNNNNNNNNNNNNNNNNNNNNNNNNNNNNNNNNNNNNNNNNNNNNNNNNNNNNNNNNNNNNNNNNNNNNNNNNNNNNNNNNNNNNNNNNNNNNNNNNNNNNNNNNNNNNNNNNNNNNNNNNNNNNNNNNNNNNNNNNNNNNNNNNNNNCCGGTTTACTTTCTCAACATCACCAAACTCTCCGAGTACCGGAAAGATGCTCACACTTCGGTTCACACAATCCGACAAGGCAAAATGCTGACGCCGGAGCAACAAGCCGATCCCAACACTTACGCAGATTGTATCCATTGGTGTCTTCCCGGTCTACCTGACACGTGGAATGAGTTCCTTTACACACGTATCATATCCCGTTCGTGACCTAtaaagataaacaaacaaaggaaaaaatattgtttttgaaaatcttttcttacttttaatttctttttttgttctctttgctcCAAGGTGCCTCGATGGTTTATATTTTGATGTCATAATGTTCATAATTTTTCTTGAATTGTAATTGTGAAATGTTTTCTTTAATGGTTATTAGAGTGTCTAGTAGGATATTTTAACTGTGTTTTGTACTCATATGTCAATGAGGTGGGTAACAAAGGATgccaaatgtttctttttttttttgttcaactaaGTGAGTAAAACTTGCTCACATGCACTGTTTCTTTAAATGGTCTCCATTTGTTTATTCACCggcaaaaataaatataaattacatcTCTTGCTAATTGCTAATTGTGGTGGACTCTTAAGAGTTTGGAATGGTGCTATAACTCGAAGTTAGATCGTTACAAGGAATAAAACTGTAACATGATGACAACACCATATCTTTTTATATCTCTATACAACCTCTTGAAAAATAGAATGTgtaggagaagaaagaagaaagaagaaagaagttaAGTGTCTCGTCGATTACTCGGAACCGACATTCCAATGTAGCCAACTCCAACAACGAAGAAGGCAACAGACTGcaagaaaagatatatataaaggtATGTCTTCCCGAACACAAAGTCGTAGTATCCACATATGAATAGATACATCCCAACCGTTATCTCTCGCCACCTAAGTCTGCACAAATCCAAACATATCACATCATTATAATAACATACATTTCGCGCGATAAATCTAGGCGGGAAAACAATTCAAACCTTTCAGGGAAGCTATAGTGACTACTAGTAGCTGTAATGAGGTTTTGCGTGAGAGTATTGCTTTCTCCTAGTTTTTGTGTCACAATCCATTCTTTAACTCTACTAGTCTCTAGCAATCCAATCAGAGTTCCTTTACTCCTATGCATCGCCATGACATTCTCAAATAAGATCCAATACAGtatgaggtagaaagattttgGTGTTGCAATAGCGTTCAGGATAGTGATGGTAGCTGGAATGTAGATAGTAGTCCATTTGGGGACTTCGATTTCCGGGAATATAACGGTAGCAGGCAAAATTAGACAGTAGAAGACGAATGTGAAGAGATGCACAACGATCTTcctcaaaaagaagaagttgtatACCAAATATGCCTTCTTCCATATAGGCACATTCTGTTTCAAACATGTTGTAACACAAAAACGATAAAGGTTTCGAACCATACTTGTGCCAAAGGAATTATATTTGGGGTATATGTAATCTATCAACCTGGTTTTTTATAATCTCCATTGCCATTTTCTTGAAGAGGTTTGCTGGACCGCAAGACCAACGATGTTGCTGAAACCGGTATGCTTGAAATGAGCTTGGAAGCTCGTTTTTCACCTGAATTAAAAAAACTCCCAAGGTTATTTCAGATAATATTAGTACAAGTTGAGTCATTGCCTTTAATTTGAAAGGTTCTTGATTACAAAACCTTAACATCGTCGAGATACACAAACTTAGAGCCGCGTAAATAAGCTCTAACCGCTAAATCCATGTCCTCGACTATTGTGCGTTCCTTCCATCCTTCGGCCTCATTCAGAGCTTTGATTCTCCACACACCAGCAGTACCTGAGGTCAAGGTGTTTCTTTATTCACTTAAATCAGGAGTATATAATAGAAAACACACAGGAGAATGTATGTGGATGCTCCACCATTGAATCCAAAGAAACCAAGTATGGAAGATCCAGACTTTTGCTCTACTGCAAAATGGTAGTTAAGGGACATCTCTTGTATTCTTGTCATACAACACTCATCGGCGTTCCCTGTCACACAAGCAAGATAGATTTAACAAATCGACTAAAGCGGATCTTTAGCTAACTCGAAAGTGAAGTAGAAAGATCTAACCGTATTTCCATCCAGCTTGTACAAGAGCTAACTCAGGGTTGTGGACAAGAAAAGGAACAGTACGTTCAAGAAAATCAGGTTCAGGCTGGAAGTCAGCATCAAAGATAACAACGAAGTCGCATCCTTCCACATAACTATGCTTCATTCCTTCAGTGAGAGCTCCTGCTTTGTACCCGTCTCTACCACTTCTAACCTCCGACTTTATGTTTATACCTTCGCTCGACCATTTCTTACACTCCAATCTAACCAGTTTCTATGATAGTTTAAAGGCAAAAACACTTCTTTATAGATATTGAGCCTGAGACAAAAGGATCAAAGGACATTCAAATGAGCTCAAGAAGGGTTAAAGGAAAAGACCTGACTCTCTTCGTCGGTTGAATCGTCAAGCACTTGAACGATCATCCGATCAAGTGGCCATAATAACTTGCAAACAGCTCCTATCGAAAGTTGGCATACCTGTTAAAAACATATGTCACTTGTGAAACAGAGTTctctgttataaaaaaattatgctctgttttgttttttttggtttccaaaGCAAGTCACCTGTTTTTCGTTGTAGATTGGGATCTGAATGAGAACCATGGGATGAATGCTTGAAGGGGCTAGCTCAACGTCGTCATTGTTCTTAAAG
The sequence above is drawn from the Camelina sativa cultivar DH55 chromosome 4, Cs, whole genome shotgun sequence genome and encodes:
- the LOC104781488 gene encoding probable mannan synthase 14, with translation MVTSSDGLFDDLSVLGVIGYVLEQTRFIFLVPILKRMVNLCQVISVLLFIDAAYMAIVVAIGKLLRRTPQKVLKWESFKNNDDVELAPSSIHPMVLIQIPIYNEKQVCQLSIGAVCKLLWPLDRMIVQVLDDSTDEESQKLVRLECKKWSSEGINIKSEVRSGRDGYKAGALTEGMKHSYVEGCDFVVIFDADFQPEPDFLERTVPFLVHNPELALVQAGWKYGNADECCMTRIQEMSLNYHFAVEQKSGSSILGFFGFNGTAGVWRIKALNEAEGWKERTIVEDMDLAVRAYLRGSKFVYLDDVKVKNELPSSFQAYRFQQHRWSCGPANLFKKMAMEIIKNQNVPIWKKAYLVYNFFFLRKIVVHLFTFVFYCLILPATVIFPEIEVPKWTTIYIPATITILNAIATPKSFYLILYWILFENVMAMHRSKGTLIGLLETSRVKEWIVTQKLGESNTLTQNLITATSSHYSFPERLRWREITVGMYLFICGYYDFVFGKTYLYIYLFLQSVAFFVVGVGYIGMSVPSNRRDT